The Proteiniphilum propionicum genome contains the following window.
GCACTCTGCCCGTGAGGCATTATCATGTCGTTTTCACTGTGCCCGACCATTTAAATGTCCTTTGCCTGCATAATGGAAGGATGTTCTACAACCTGCTATTTTCGGCCGTATGGCACACCCTGAACAGTTTTGGATACTCGCACCATGGTGTCGGGACCGGAGCTATAGCCGTGCTCCATACTTGGGGACAGAACCTCTCACTACATCCGCATATCCATTGTCTCGTTCCGGCTGTCGGCTACTCCCTGGATGGCCGATGGAAAAACATCGGTCATGGGAGGAAGTTCTTTTATCCTGTTAATCAGATGAGCAGTGCGTTTAAATCTAAGTTCCTGGACAGCCTCAAAAGAGCTTTGCGCGAACAAAACCAGTTGATGCTCTTCAATGACCGGATTCAGCGTGCATATAGCACTCCCTGGGTGGTCCATTATCACTGATGAAAAAGTAACCTTTATTGCCAGGGATTACCGACAAGGAGCGGCTAAAAAGTACATCACTTTCGGTGGTGTGGAGTTCCTGCGCAGATTTGCCCAGCACATCCTCCCACGCAGATTTGTAAAAATCCGACGTTACGGTATCTACAACCACACGGCAAAACGGAATTTGGGAATCAAGTTTAGGGTAGAAGATGAATCCGAAAGCGACAACAAGTCAAGATCCCGGAAAACGATTGAATCGAATATTGAACGTTTCGAAAGACTTACCGGCATCAATCCCTGTCATTGTCCGGTGTGTAAAACGGGTCAGATGATTAGAATCAGAAGACTGCCTCCCATACGTTCTCCTCCAGGAACCACTTTCATACAGACTCATCCCCAACTTTAACTATCAAAACCAAATGCGCCTAAAGGTGCACAGGGTAGGATGTGTCATTTAGTTAAGAATAAGCGATCACAGAACCTTTTCTTAATCCTGATTGATCCATAAAAACTGATTCCGGAAAGCACAAAAACCTGCAAAATATCAAAGATCGCTTGTCTATTTTTCCTTCAGAAAAACAAAAATATTCATTAAGTACATAGCACTAAAATAACGGTGGGTGTAGTTCAACACCGACTCCTCGCTGGGTCGTGCCGACCGCTCAGAGTCCTATTTATTATGTGCTGACTTTTTTATCTTTTTGGTTTTTCATAATAATTTGGTTCTGCTATCCATGGTTCAATCCCGGTATTTCCGCACCATTCAATTACCCCATTTGCGACCCAGAAGTGACTCAAACAACCTTTATTTTGCCATACTGAAGGATACAGAGTTGGTTTCCCTTCAATCGAATGTTCAAGTCGCCAATAAGGATTGTGATTTTTTTGTAAAGGCAATGAAATGACATTTTTGCATCCACATGGACAAATAAAAATTGCCCAATATGATTGATTACGGTAAACAACTTCAACAAAGTCTTTTTCTTTTAAAGAATCTTCATTAGGAGTTTTGTCCATAATAATAATAGAATTAAAATATGACTCATCTTTTTTACTCGTTAAGAATTCATACTCAAGATGAAAAAGCTTTTTTATAAACCTCTTAAACCATTTAATCATCTATTGGTTTTTTGCCATATTGAGGAGTGCCTAAACGATATTTCCCTTCTCCCTGTTTCAGAAGAAGGTGTTCTTTACAATAAATACATTCAGGAATATCTCTTGGAGTATTACTATGGATATTAAGGTGGATAAAATCAATCCAAATATTATCTTGTC
Protein-coding sequences here:
- a CDS encoding DUF6527 family protein; translation: MIKWFKRFIKKLFHLEYEFLTSKKDESYFNSIIIMDKTPNEDSLKEKDFVEVVYRNQSYWAIFICPCGCKNVISLPLQKNHNPYWRLEHSIEGKPTLYPSVWQNKGCLSHFWVANGVIEWCGNTGIEPWIAEPNYYEKPKR